A portion of the Chondrinema litorale genome contains these proteins:
- a CDS encoding choice-of-anchor D domain-containing protein, producing the protein MIDVTFSQKKYISSFNKILLFTALLIASSRLFAGISPIQGDNIAIISNDSLVANGSITTNYQDQTNFGNASVSGGNVTHTFYIENQGAGALILSGGPNYVNISGTDASDFSVITQPTGPTIASSSSSIFEIKFSPTTTGSKTAIVTINSNDSSVPSYTFAISGIAESANPEIELYGNNISIQNNDNTPSTSDFTDFGDISISSSVSKIYSIYNSGSSSLLITGNPRVSISGADASDFSLSYQPSASISSGHSSSFQLTFNPTSTGLKTAVITILSNDPDEASFSFTVQGNVQDTEINVTGNGNTITNNQTLTSTSDNTDFGDVYLSNSSTNTYVIENSGQINLLLNGTPTISIIGSDASNFSVSTSPSTSISSGSNTTFAITFTPTSTGTKNANIIISNNDSDENPYSFAITGNCITPEIKVEGNNVEISDGSTTTSTSDKTNFGSIRTGNSSSATFKISNTGTGTLNLSGTPTINISGTHASDFTVTSAPSTSIGTSSNSTFDIQFSPSSTGTRNATVTIVNNDVDENNYTFNIAGTGIEPIIAIKGNNNVISNNDSSPSSTDFTDFGNVRENGGQLTRTFYIHNNGTASLNLSGSVVITGTNASDFTLTSTPASVISAGNSTSFKIKFNPSAIGIRSAQLEINSDDSDLSPYSFSIQGNGTEPEIQVKGNNTIISNNDITPDTNDFTDFGDAIVSGSTVTKTFYILNNGSASLNISGSVSVSGTNASEFSVITSPSNVIAVGGSTYFQIEFNPTSPGTRTATLQINSDDSDLSPYIFAIEGNGVKPNIIVSGNYLSISNNDNSPSTTDNTKFGDVLVSSGNIAKTFYIKNTGTSPLNITGSVNISGTNAADFSLTSSPTNIIAVGDSTAFQITFDPSAAGIRSAQIQITSDDLDSSPFVFSIEGSGTEPAFALKGNNTEISNNDNSPSTTDFTDFGNVRVDGSILPRTFFILNKGTSDLNLTGTISISGTNAADFSLTSAPNTTIAAGDSTSFQLTFEPSNIAIRSAQLQISSNDTDLSLFTIDIQGTGTEPIIALKGNNTDISNNDSSPSTTDFTDFGDVRTDGSQLTKTFYILNNGTSSLNLSGSVNISGTNAADFSLVSTPANVIAVGDSTAFQITFDPSNIGTRSAQIQINSDDTDLSPFTFDIQGTGTEPIIALKGNNTDISNNNSSTSSADFTNFGDVRTDGSQITRTFYILNKGTATLNISGSVSISGTDASNFSLTTTPSSSIIVGDSTAFQVSFSPSTTGIKSANIHISSDDTDLSPFTINIQGNGIEPVFALKGNNSNINNNDSSPSTTDFTDFGDVRTDGSLLTRTFYILNNGTATLNLAGSVSISGTNATEFSLTSAPANVIAVGDSTTFQIAFDPSVTGTRSAQIQINSDDTDLSPFTFSIQGNGIEPVFTLKGNNTDISNNDSSPSTIDFTDFADVRIDGSQQTRIFYILNTGTAILNLAGSANISGTNATDFTLTSAPANVIAVGDSTAFQITFDPSDIGTRSAQIQINSDDTDLSPFTFDIQGTGTEPIIALKGNNTDISNNDTSPDTTDFTDFADVRIDGSQQTRIFYILNTGTAILNLAGSVNISGTNATDFTLTSAPASVIAVGDSTAFQITFDPSDIGTRSAQIQINSDDTDLSPFTFDIQGTGTEPIIALKGNNTDISNNDTSPDTTDFTDFADVRIDGSQQTRTFYILNNGTATLNLAGSVNISGTNATNFTLTSAPASVIAVGDSTAFQITFDPSAIGTRSAQIQINSDDPDQSPFTFSIQGNGIEPEIVVKGNNSIININNTPQASDFTDFGEIRIDGETSTQTFYIKNEGTALLNLTSAITITGTNASDFSIVSSPSNSINPDDSTSFQIKFDPSGVNTRTAIITIVSDDLDQTPFTFNLQGYGTEPVINILGNNTSISNNNSLIQTSDFTDFGDLRIDNSPTSHTFEIKNIGTTDLNLSGSPLIQLEGSSYFTVDYSSTNNSISAGNATTFTVTFNPETTGTASATIIINSNDQTNAIFEINLEGNGIVPIALVKSNDNSIYNGSLIPSTTNNTDLGEAIAAYNSVEKEYFIKNIGTATLNLTNSTIDISGASADAFSINNSSLSTSIAVGDSTSFKIIFTPQSPGVKNASILISTDDPENLQYGFNIQGTGLEQKPVAANDTVYVIKNRVSVIDVQDNDSHPGGHDMTTSIALAPNKGYANVVDNSIHYSPSLEYTGVDSLVYNVCDFNNLCDEAIVYLYVLENNKPIANDDIVNITTNTSKTINVQSNDIELTNGLLTTQIISNPVNGSASVKNNIDIFYTPQQSFIGSDKITYSICNAEGLCDTAYVYLTINTENYKPIATNDTITMYQGDIANFDVLANDLNPGDNTLSLSIIENASNGKVTVENQNSIFYQPISTFSGADRIDYAICNSMDICDTASVIITILPKTAPIALSDIYSTISGAIITIDVLANDTDEENNINPELTEILVNPENGELLAKGNGEFEYLSSAYFTGTDRFVYQICDSTGLCDSDTVFILVETPASDLVKITKGFSPNGDGINDNWFIEGLEYFPRNEVKVYSRDGNIIYEASGYDNNTTYWDGKSQYLLNIGDGYVKEGTYYYLLDLGNGEEPRTGFIEIKY; encoded by the coding sequence ATGATTGATGTAACATTTTCACAGAAAAAGTATATTTCCTCATTTAACAAAATATTACTTTTCACTGCACTGCTAATTGCTAGCTCAAGGTTATTTGCAGGTATTTCACCAATACAGGGCGATAATATAGCGATAATTAGTAATGATTCTTTAGTTGCTAATGGTAGCATTACCACAAATTATCAAGATCAAACTAATTTTGGTAACGCATCTGTTTCTGGAGGAAATGTAACTCATACATTCTATATAGAAAATCAAGGTGCTGGTGCATTAATTTTATCAGGCGGACCTAATTATGTGAATATTAGTGGTACTGATGCCAGTGATTTTTCAGTAATTACTCAACCAACAGGTCCAACAATAGCCAGTTCATCATCAAGTATTTTCGAAATAAAATTTTCACCTACAACAACAGGTAGTAAAACAGCAATTGTTACAATAAACAGTAATGACAGTTCTGTGCCATCTTACACTTTTGCTATCTCAGGTATAGCAGAAAGCGCAAATCCTGAAATAGAACTTTATGGCAACAACATCAGTATACAAAACAACGACAACACACCTTCCACTTCTGATTTTACAGACTTTGGAGATATATCGATTTCTAGTAGTGTCTCTAAAATATATTCAATTTATAATAGTGGTAGCAGTTCCCTATTAATTACAGGAAACCCAAGAGTAAGCATTTCAGGTGCAGATGCAAGCGATTTTTCTCTATCTTATCAACCATCTGCTTCTATCTCATCAGGACATTCATCTAGTTTTCAATTAACCTTTAATCCAACAAGCACAGGATTAAAAACAGCAGTCATAACTATTCTAAGCAACGATCCTGATGAAGCGTCTTTTTCTTTTACTGTACAAGGTAATGTTCAGGATACTGAAATAAATGTTACTGGAAATGGCAATACTATCACAAATAACCAGACATTAACTAGTACTTCAGACAACACCGATTTCGGAGATGTTTATTTAAGTAACAGTTCTACAAACACCTATGTAATTGAGAATTCAGGGCAAATAAACTTATTACTCAATGGTACTCCAACAATCTCAATCATTGGTTCTGATGCCAGTAATTTTTCTGTAAGTACTTCTCCGAGTACAAGTATATCCAGTGGAAGTAATACAACATTCGCTATTACTTTTACTCCTACTTCAACTGGAACAAAAAATGCCAATATTATAATCAGTAATAATGATAGCGACGAAAACCCTTATAGTTTTGCCATAACAGGAAATTGCATTACTCCAGAGATAAAAGTTGAAGGAAATAATGTGGAAATTAGCGATGGAAGCACGACTACATCAACATCAGATAAAACAAACTTTGGAAGCATTAGAACTGGAAACTCAAGTTCTGCTACATTTAAGATTTCAAACACTGGAACAGGCACTTTAAATCTAAGTGGAACACCAACTATAAATATTAGTGGAACACATGCGTCTGACTTCACTGTAACTTCTGCCCCTTCTACATCTATAGGCACTTCATCTAATAGTACATTTGACATCCAATTTTCTCCATCATCTACAGGAACTAGAAATGCCACAGTTACAATAGTTAATAATGATGTTGATGAGAATAACTATACATTCAACATAGCAGGAACAGGAATTGAACCGATTATAGCAATTAAAGGGAATAATAATGTTATTTCAAATAATGATAGCTCGCCGAGTAGTACAGACTTTACAGACTTTGGCAATGTGAGAGAAAATGGCGGACAGCTTACCAGAACCTTTTATATACACAACAATGGAACTGCATCACTTAATCTATCGGGGTCTGTAGTTATTACTGGCACAAATGCATCAGATTTCACATTGACTTCTACACCTGCAAGTGTAATTTCTGCTGGCAATTCAACTTCTTTTAAAATTAAATTTAACCCATCAGCAATTGGAATTAGAAGCGCTCAATTGGAAATAAACTCAGACGACTCTGATCTTTCTCCATATAGCTTTAGCATTCAAGGCAATGGTACTGAACCTGAAATTCAAGTTAAAGGCAATAACACTATTATTTCGAATAATGATATTACACCAGATACAAATGATTTCACAGACTTTGGCGATGCAATCGTTTCTGGCAGCACTGTAACAAAAACGTTTTATATATTAAACAATGGTTCTGCCTCACTAAATATATCAGGATCGGTATCAGTTAGTGGCACAAATGCCTCTGAGTTTTCTGTGATTACCAGTCCATCTAATGTAATTGCTGTGGGAGGTTCAACCTATTTTCAAATTGAATTTAACCCAACTAGTCCTGGAACTAGAACTGCAACACTGCAAATAAACTCAGACGATTCTGACCTATCGCCATATATATTCGCTATCGAGGGAAATGGTGTAAAACCAAACATCATTGTTTCAGGAAATTATTTGAGCATTTCAAATAATGACAATAGTCCATCTACTACTGACAATACAAAATTTGGAGATGTATTGGTAAGTAGTGGAAATATTGCAAAAACATTTTATATCAAAAATACTGGAACCTCGCCGCTAAATATTACTGGCTCTGTAAATATTTCTGGAACAAATGCTGCAGATTTTTCTCTAACTTCTTCTCCTACAAATATTATTGCTGTGGGAGATTCTACTGCTTTCCAAATTACTTTTGACCCTTCTGCTGCAGGTATCAGATCAGCGCAAATACAAATAACATCTGACGATTTAGACTCTTCACCCTTTGTGTTTTCTATTGAAGGAAGTGGCACAGAACCTGCATTTGCTTTAAAAGGAAATAATACCGAAATAAGCAATAATGACAATTCTCCCTCAACAACTGATTTTACTGATTTTGGAAATGTGAGAGTGGATGGAAGTATATTACCCAGAACTTTTTTCATTTTAAATAAAGGTACATCTGATTTAAATCTTACTGGGACAATTTCAATTTCTGGAACAAATGCTGCGGATTTTTCTCTAACCTCCGCTCCAAATACTACAATAGCTGCTGGAGATTCAACTTCTTTTCAGCTTACTTTTGAGCCATCTAATATTGCTATAAGATCAGCTCAACTTCAAATAAGTTCTAATGATACTGACTTATCTCTATTTACTATTGACATACAAGGTACAGGTACTGAGCCTATCATTGCGCTAAAAGGAAATAATACTGACATTAGCAATAATGATAGTTCACCAAGCACTACCGATTTTACTGATTTTGGAGATGTGAGAACAGATGGTAGTCAGTTAACAAAAACATTCTATATCCTCAATAATGGAACATCCTCATTAAATCTAAGTGGCTCTGTAAATATTTCTGGAACAAATGCTGCGGATTTCTCTTTAGTTTCAACACCTGCTAATGTTATTGCCGTGGGAGATTCTACTGCTTTCCAAATTACTTTTGATCCTTCTAATATTGGTACAAGATCAGCTCAGATTCAGATAAACTCAGATGATACAGACCTCTCTCCTTTCACATTCGATATACAAGGGACAGGAACAGAACCTATTATTGCTTTGAAAGGGAATAATACAGATATTAGTAATAATAACAGTTCCACGAGCAGTGCAGACTTTACAAATTTTGGAGATGTAAGAACCGATGGAAGCCAAATAACTAGAACATTTTACATCCTAAATAAAGGAACTGCTACATTGAATATTTCTGGTTCAGTTAGTATTTCTGGAACTGATGCCTCAAATTTCTCATTAACTACAACTCCTTCAAGTTCAATTATAGTTGGTGACTCAACTGCTTTTCAGGTTAGCTTTTCTCCTTCTACAACAGGAATAAAATCAGCAAATATCCACATAAGTTCTGATGATACTGACTTATCACCTTTTACTATTAATATTCAAGGAAATGGCATTGAACCAGTATTTGCACTAAAAGGCAATAACTCTAACATAAATAATAATGACAGCTCACCAAGTACAACAGATTTTACTGATTTCGGCGATGTGAGAACGGATGGCAGTCTATTAACCAGAACTTTCTACATTCTTAATAATGGAACTGCTACTTTAAACTTGGCTGGCTCTGTAAGCATCTCTGGTACAAATGCTACTGAGTTTTCTTTAACTTCAGCACCTGCTAATGTTATTGCTGTGGGAGATTCTACTACCTTTCAAATTGCTTTCGATCCTTCAGTTACTGGAACAAGATCAGCGCAAATTCAGATAAACTCAGATGATACAGACCTCTCTCCTTTCACTTTTAGTATTCAAGGAAACGGTATAGAACCGGTTTTTACATTAAAGGGAAATAATACTGATATCTCTAATAATGATAGTTCTCCTAGCACTATTGATTTTACAGATTTCGCTGATGTAAGAATTGATGGCAGCCAACAAACAAGAATATTTTATATCCTTAATACTGGAACAGCCATTTTAAATTTAGCAGGTTCAGCAAATATCTCTGGCACAAATGCTACTGATTTCACTTTAACTTCAGCACCTGCTAATGTTATTGCCGTGGGAGATTCTACTGCTTTCCAAATTACTTTTGATCCATCTGATATTGGAACAAGATCGGCGCAAATTCAGATAAACTCAGATGATACAGACCTCTCTCCTTTCACATTCGATATACAAGGGACAGGAACAGAACCTATTATTGCTTTGAAAGGGAATAATACAGATATAAGTAATAATGACACCTCTCCGGATACTACTGATTTTACAGATTTCGCTGATGTAAGAATTGATGGTAGCCAACAAACAAGAATATTTTATATCCTTAATACTGGAACAGCCATTTTAAATTTAGCAGGTTCAGTAAATATCTCTGGCACAAATGCTACTGATTTCACTCTAACTTCAGCACCTGCTAGTGTAATTGCTGTGGGAGATTCTACTGCTTTCCAAATTACTTTTGATCCTTCTGATATTGGTACAAGATCGGCGCAAATTCAGATAAACTCAGATGATACAGACCTCTCTCCTTTCACATTCGATATACAAGGGACAGGAACAGAACCTATTATTGCTTTGAAAGGGAATAATACAGATATAAGTAATAATGACACCTCTCCGGATACTACTGATTTTACAGATTTCGCTGATGTAAGAATTGATGGTAGCCAACAAACAAGAACATTCTACATTCTTAATAATGGAACAGCCACTTTAAATTTAGCAGGTTCAGTAAATATCTCTGGTACAAATGCTACTAATTTCACTTTAACTTCAGCACCTGCTAGTGTAATTGCTGTGGGAGATTCTACTGCCTTTCAAATTACTTTTGATCCGTCAGCTATTGGTACAAGATCAGCGCAAATTCAGATTAACTCAGATGATCCCGATCAATCTCCATTTACTTTTAGTATTCAGGGAAATGGCATTGAACCAGAGATAGTAGTAAAAGGGAATAATTCAATTATAAATATCAACAATACTCCTCAAGCTTCTGACTTTACAGATTTTGGTGAAATTAGAATTGATGGAGAAACAAGTACACAAACATTCTATATAAAAAACGAGGGAACAGCATTACTGAATTTAACCAGTGCAATTACTATAACTGGAACAAATGCAAGTGATTTTAGTATAGTTAGTTCCCCAAGCAATAGTATAAATCCAGATGACTCTACTTCTTTTCAGATAAAATTTGATCCATCTGGTGTTAATACAAGAACTGCTATTATAACCATTGTATCAGACGATTTAGATCAAACACCATTTACTTTTAATTTACAAGGTTATGGTACTGAGCCAGTTATTAATATCTTGGGTAATAATACCTCTATCAGCAATAATAATTCACTTATTCAAACATCTGACTTCACAGATTTTGGAGATTTAAGAATAGATAATTCACCTACAAGCCATACTTTCGAAATCAAAAATATTGGTACAACAGATTTAAACCTGAGTGGATCGCCACTAATTCAATTAGAAGGTAGCTCATATTTCACAGTTGATTATTCATCTACTAATAATAGTATATCAGCGGGAAATGCCACAACTTTCACTGTTACATTCAACCCTGAAACTACGGGAACAGCTTCAGCAACAATCATTATCAATTCAAATGATCAAACAAATGCAATTTTCGAAATCAATCTGGAAGGAAATGGCATAGTACCTATTGCATTAGTCAAATCAAATGATAATAGTATTTACAATGGCAGCTTAATACCTTCTACTACAAATAACACAGATTTAGGAGAAGCAATAGCGGCTTATAATTCTGTAGAAAAGGAATACTTTATAAAGAACATCGGAACTGCGACTCTAAACCTAACTAACTCTACAATTGATATAAGTGGCGCATCTGCTGATGCATTTAGTATTAATAATAGCAGTCTTTCAACATCAATCGCTGTTGGAGATAGTACTAGTTTTAAAATTATATTTACTCCTCAAAGTCCGGGAGTTAAAAATGCAAGTATTTTAATCTCTACCGACGATCCAGAAAACTTGCAATATGGATTCAATATTCAAGGTACAGGGCTTGAGCAAAAACCTGTTGCTGCTAACGATACTGTTTATGTAATCAAAAATAGAGTTTCAGTTATTGATGTACAAGATAATGACTCCCACCCAGGTGGACATGACATGACAACCTCAATAGCTCTAGCACCAAATAAAGGTTATGCTAATGTAGTAGACAATAGCATACATTACTCTCCTAGCCTAGAATACACTGGTGTTGACAGCTTAGTTTATAATGTTTGTGATTTCAATAATTTATGTGATGAAGCAATAGTATATCTCTATGTATTAGAAAATAACAAGCCAATAGCAAATGACGATATTGTGAATATTACAACAAATACATCGAAAACCATTAATGTGCAAAGTAACGATATTGAATTAACCAATGGACTTTTAACAACTCAGATCATATCTAATCCTGTAAATGGCAGTGCCAGTGTAAAAAACAATATAGATATCTTTTATACTCCTCAACAAAGCTTTATTGGTTCAGATAAAATCACCTATTCTATATGTAATGCAGAAGGACTTTGTGATACGGCATATGTGTACCTAACTATAAATACAGAAAACTATAAACCCATAGCAACTAATGATACTATCACAATGTATCAGGGTGATATAGCAAACTTCGATGTATTGGCAAATGATTTAAACCCAGGAGATAATACGCTTTCATTGTCAATTATCGAAAATGCATCAAATGGAAAAGTTACGGTTGAAAATCAAAACTCAATCTTTTATCAACCAATAAGTACATTTTCTGGAGCAGATCGAATCGATTATGCTATTTGTAATTCTATGGATATCTGCGATACAGCAAGTGTTATTATAACCATATTACCTAAAACTGCGCCTATTGCACTTTCAGATATTTACTCAACTATTTCTGGAGCAATTATCACTATTGATGTACTTGCAAATGATACAGATGAAGAGAATAATATCAACCCAGAATTGACAGAAATTTTAGTGAATCCTGAGAATGGAGAATTATTAGCAAAGGGGAATGGAGAGTTTGAGTATCTATCTTCAGCTTATTTTACTGGTACAGACCGATTTGTATATCAAATTTGTGATTCTACTGGCTTATGCGATAGTGATACAGTTTTTATACTAGTAGAAACTCCAGCTTCAGATTTAGTAAAAATCACCAAAGGTTTCTCTCCAAATGGTGATGGAATAAATGATAATTGGTTTATTGAAGGTTTAGAGTACTTCCCTAGAAACGAAGTAAAAGTTTACTCTAGAGATGGCAATATTATTTACGAAGCGTCAGGTTACGATAATAATACAACTTATTGGGATGGCAAGTCACAATACTTACTCAATATAGGTGATGGATATGTAAAAGAAGGCACTTATTATTATCTTTTAGATTTGGGTAATGGGGAAGAACCAAGGACTGGATTTATTGAAATAAAATACTAG
- a CDS encoding PP2C family protein-serine/threonine phosphatase encodes MSFNLFYRYYLVILLIFLSLSKVIGQDSKMIVCQVHDKDMNPISEVNIIIDNEKKSYLTDKNGRVKIKTTDENYTPTNLIAYKDGLELASWSVRKGNVEILMRRSKFKILLGTLNLLGGKPANNIKIVFLGDKYSMSAISNQDGQFELRLPIEASINESSRFLIDNYKLIQSSFEYKGSYNFRIIVKKEPTSIIAGKIISGTVRDTLQNRIPEIGVSVGPFNYKTDNRGDFHAIVPDSIHTIKIENYPVINIDSLNNDRYNFTIKSYYNPKDSLSPWYVKPYPTTIQKVENTIEDIEEEEEEPIDINKQIDDIVNELVSKDSISVEDKKLLNFALQSILTKLQLSDDLSEEEKAKLNSQLEKIESVFKGSNAETNKEFEDTKNMINELRANISAKDELIAEIEEEKREAAEAFRVRLFIFGGIIFTLAGISIIFFVFSRKLRKQKNELVVMSNKLESTLEEVNEQNLKITDSIRYAQTIQYAILPQESYIKRFINDTFILYRPKDIVSGDFYWFATVYDKQKKREIVYIAAIDCTGHGVPGAFMSLIGYTILNDIISKSMILGTNDILEQLNIGIYTVLKQYENMNDDGMDVCLCQIDYLDDTNVMVNFTGAKRPLYVVKNKGGNIQYLKGNNKTIGGVQKKNKIFTTENVYLQKGDLIYLTTDGLLDQNNKNNRKFGKQKFSELLNQVNKLPLKEQHAIFEKALDDHQEGVPQRDDITVICVKV; translated from the coding sequence ATGAGTTTTAACCTGTTTTATAGGTATTATCTGGTTATTCTTCTGATATTTCTTTCATTATCCAAGGTAATTGGACAAGACAGCAAAATGATTGTCTGCCAAGTACATGATAAAGATATGAATCCTATCAGTGAAGTAAACATTATCATTGATAATGAGAAGAAATCCTATTTGACAGATAAAAATGGAAGAGTTAAAATTAAAACAACGGACGAAAATTACACTCCAACCAATCTAATTGCTTATAAAGATGGACTCGAGTTAGCAAGTTGGAGCGTAAGAAAAGGCAATGTTGAAATATTAATGCGTAGAAGTAAATTTAAAATACTTTTAGGCACACTAAACCTACTCGGTGGCAAACCAGCCAATAATATTAAAATTGTATTTCTTGGAGATAAGTATTCAATGAGTGCCATAAGTAATCAAGATGGCCAATTTGAATTAAGACTTCCGATAGAAGCAAGTATAAACGAATCGAGTAGATTTTTAATAGATAATTACAAGTTAATACAATCTTCTTTTGAATATAAAGGCTCCTATAATTTTAGAATAATTGTAAAAAAAGAACCTACCTCAATTATAGCTGGTAAAATTATTTCTGGTACAGTAAGAGATACATTACAAAATAGAATTCCAGAAATTGGTGTATCGGTTGGGCCTTTTAATTACAAAACAGATAATCGCGGAGATTTTCATGCTATTGTCCCTGACTCTATCCACACTATTAAAATTGAGAACTATCCAGTAATAAATATTGACTCGCTTAACAATGATAGATACAATTTTACTATAAAATCCTATTATAACCCCAAAGATTCCCTTTCTCCTTGGTATGTTAAACCTTACCCAACAACAATTCAAAAGGTAGAAAATACTATTGAAGACATTGAGGAGGAGGAAGAAGAGCCAATAGATATAAATAAACAAATCGACGATATTGTAAATGAACTGGTCTCTAAAGATTCTATAAGCGTAGAAGATAAAAAGTTATTAAATTTTGCGCTCCAAAGCATTTTAACAAAGCTCCAACTCTCTGATGACCTTAGTGAAGAAGAAAAAGCAAAATTAAACTCTCAACTCGAAAAAATTGAATCTGTATTTAAAGGCTCTAATGCAGAAACTAATAAAGAGTTTGAAGACACAAAAAACATGATAAATGAACTTAGAGCAAATATTTCTGCTAAAGATGAATTAATTGCTGAGATTGAAGAAGAAAAGAGAGAGGCAGCCGAAGCATTTAGAGTTCGCTTATTCATTTTTGGAGGTATAATTTTCACACTTGCTGGCATAAGTATCATTTTCTTTGTTTTCTCAAGAAAATTAAGAAAACAGAAGAACGAGCTCGTAGTAATGAGTAATAAACTCGAAAGCACTTTAGAAGAAGTGAACGAGCAGAATCTTAAAATTACAGATAGTATTCGATATGCTCAGACAATACAATATGCGATCTTACCGCAAGAGAGTTATATCAAAAGATTCATCAACGATACTTTCATACTATATAGGCCAAAAGATATAGTTTCTGGCGACTTCTACTGGTTTGCAACGGTATACGATAAACAGAAGAAAAGAGAAATTGTATACATTGCAGCTATCGATTGTACTGGCCATGGTGTTCCCGGTGCTTTTATGTCTTTAATTGGCTATACTATTCTTAATGATATTATTAGCAAAAGCATGATTCTAGGCACTAATGATATACTTGAGCAATTAAACATAGGCATTTATACTGTTTTAAAGCAGTATGAAAATATGAATGACGATGGTATGGATGTATGCCTTTGCCAGATAGACTATCTTGACGACACCAATGTAATGGTGAACTTTACAGGTGCAAAAAGGCCTCTTTATGTTGTTAAAAACAAAGGTGGTAATATTCAATATCTAAAAGGGAATAATAAAACAATCGGTGGTGTTCAGAAGAAAAATAAGATTTTTACAACCGAAAATGTTTATCTGCAAAAAGGTGATCTAATTTACCTTACCACAGATGGTTTATTAGACCAAAACAATAAAAACAATAGAAAATTTGGCAAACAAAAGTTTAGTGAATTACTCAACCAAGTAAATAAATTACCTCTTAAAGAGCAACATGCTATTTTCGAAAAGGCACTTGATGATCATCAAGAAGGTGTTCCGCAAAGAGACGACATCACAGTAATTTGTGTAAAGGTTTAA
- a CDS encoding PorP/SprF family type IX secretion system membrane protein: MNKLFILTILIFMSSAFANIMAQVKFHYTQYSYNPYIINPAYAGSSEALEMVASVRKQWMGIEGAPFSQVFAAHTPIKSKNLGIGLIIANDKVGVHNNYKISTSYAYRLKFKNGHTLSMGLQGGFYQQISDYTEIIQSLPNNSDPAFNEAGSKQMKATFGTGLFYYAKNFYYGLSLLNIETKEYFDNTQAFLSAGAVFNLSNNLVLQPAILIKADKDSDLTSDISTNFIFNDVLWLGVSYRTFSSFNFLSQIQVTPQIRFGYSYDTAPKELSNNLASGGHEIMLKYRFTFYRSRVITPRYF; the protein is encoded by the coding sequence ATGAACAAACTTTTCATACTTACTATATTGATATTTATGAGCTCTGCTTTTGCCAACATTATGGCACAAGTAAAGTTTCATTATACCCAATATTCTTACAACCCATATATCATAAATCCTGCATATGCTGGAAGCAGTGAAGCATTAGAAATGGTAGCTTCTGTTAGAAAGCAATGGATGGGTATAGAAGGAGCGCCTTTTTCTCAGGTGTTTGCAGCACATACACCTATTAAAAGCAAAAATTTGGGTATCGGATTAATAATAGCCAATGACAAAGTGGGTGTTCATAATAACTATAAAATCTCTACCTCATACGCATATAGGTTAAAGTTCAAAAATGGACATACACTCTCTATGGGACTTCAAGGAGGTTTTTATCAGCAAATATCAGATTACACAGAAATAATACAATCTTTGCCGAATAATTCTGATCCTGCGTTTAATGAGGCGGGTTCTAAACAAATGAAAGCAACATTTGGAACTGGCTTATTTTATTATGCAAAAAACTTCTATTATGGTCTCTCTCTATTAAATATAGAAACTAAGGAATACTTTGATAATACTCAGGCATTTCTTTCTGCAGGTGCGGTGTTTAACTTATCAAACAACTTGGTGTTACAGCCTGCTATTTTGATAAAAGCAGATAAAGATTCAGACCTAACCTCTGATATTTCTACCAACTTTATATTTAATGATGTTCTTTGGCTTGGAGTTTCATACAGAACTTTTAGTTCTTTTAACTTTCTTAGTCAAATTCAAGTTACTCCGCAAATTAGATTTGGTTATTCTTATGATACGGCTCCTAAAGAGTTATCAAATAACCTAGCATCTGGAGGTCATGAGATTATGCTAAAATACCGATTTACTTTCTACAGATCCAGAGTAATTACACCTAGATACTTTTAA